The genomic interval CATGGGTCAAAGATAGGTAATTTTTCTGTAAAAACCGGTCCGCTCAGCCGCCCTGCCGACGCTTTCCGAAAACCGAGAGCACCCCGCGCAGCGCGTCCGGAAACCGCATGATGGAAACCACGCGCGCATGCCGACCAAGCGGTCGAACAGCGTGCTCTTGCCAACGTTCGGGCGCCCCACGATAGCTACTATACTCAATCTTATACTGACTTCAGATTGACCCATACGGTTTTCCGCAAGGGAAGCCGCGCACAAGCCGGCCAAGCAAAACGGCACGGAAACGCCCCGAACGGAATCCGCTAACCCGACGCCGTCCCCGTCGGAACGAACACCTGCGACCGGCTACCGCTCGCCCCGGACGGCACAGAAATCGGCCTCGCGCTGTTCGGGCGCATCGATGCCGTAGCCGGTAGCCATGACGGGAGCCCGGTCGCGCAAGGCATCCTGCCCGACGGCCGCCTCCAGCGCACGGCGGTCGTCGGCTCCCTGACGGACGAGCTCCCCGATATCGTCCGAGCCGATGCTTTCTTCCGGCTTGCCGAGCAGTACGGACAGGGCGTACAGCGCCCAACGGCGCGCGTCGGCCTCGTAGCGTCGGTCGATCTCGCGGAAAGCCTCTTCCAGACGGTTCAGATCGTCGATCTCGCCCCGGTCTATCCGGTCGAGCAGCGCCTCGACACGGCTGCGGGGCGCGATCAGGCCGGCCAGATCGACCCACTGCCGGAGCGACGCATCCGGCCGGGCATCGGCCATCCCTTCGCCCAGCAGTCCGGCCAGATAGGAGCGAAGGGCCTGCCGGTAGAGCACGAGTCCCTTGCGGAGCGAGGGAGTCTTGATCTTCACCCGGTTCCACGTAACGGCTTCGGCGGTAGGATGGCGCCCGATCAGCGCCTCGCACTCGCCTATGGCGTCGAGCACCCGGCCGGCCGTATAGGGATTCATCATATCGTAACGGATCAGGTCGTGCGCGACTCCCCGTCGGCGGTCGCGCCGGGGCCATTTATCGATGTCGCGGGCCGTTCCGCAACTGCGGATATTGACGGCGGGCAGCAATACCGAGTCGCCGGCCTCCTCGACCAGATACGAAAATGGCATCCGTTCGGTATCGTGATGATTGTAGTGACGGCCGGTCACGATCGTGAACGCGCCGGTCGAAGCGGGCAACAGCACATAGGCGTCGCTGCCGAACTTGCATCCCCGCAGGTGAACCCCCTGATGTACGGGTCCCGACTTGTACATGTGATTGCTCTGGTTGGCTCCGCTACCGGCATTGAAAAACGAGAAGTATCCGGCGATCAGCAGCGTCGAACGATGATGCGAAACGGTATACGGCCCGGCGAAAACGGCGCACGCCTCGCCGTGATTGAGATGGCTGTTCGCAAAAAAGAGCGAGTTCTCGGCCGAGAATCCGTTCTCGATCACCACGCCCTCGCCGACGAAACAGCGGCGCAGCATCGATCCGGTATCGACCGTAGCCGAGCAAGCGATGACGAAGTCGCTCGCCGTCACGCCCGATCCGATCCTCGAGGGGGACTCGAACGTGCTGTTCAACGTTCCGTTGCAGAGCGACGCGGCTCCGTCGATCGAAGCGCCCTCTCCGACCGAGACGTTCAGCAGCGACAGCGTGTTGACCACCGAGCTGCCCCGGCCGATCGCGCCGCGCGATGCCGTCCGGCTCTCAGCGTACCGGGCGATCAGGCCGCGCAGCCGCTCGACGGTCCGAGTCCGGTGGCGGTACATGGCCAGCACGTAAGCGATCTGGGCCGTCAAGCCGTCGTATATCGGGACCTCGCGCCCCCCAGCTTCGTTGATCGTCGCGACCTCGACCCCGTTCCCGAACGACGAACGCCCGTCGCAGATGATCTGCCCGACGTTCTCGATCACCGCGCCGTCTTCCACGTCATACCGGGCCATATAGCGTCCGACGTTGGCGATCAGCACGCCGTCGCCCACCGTACAGTCGTGAAGCGCCGCACGGTAT from Alistipes ihumii AP11 carries:
- a CDS encoding DUF4954 family protein, which gives rise to MKKKYSKLSESQRTALQAQGCTSDSWDSIEVGDGFRTDFVRDAHFGGKVRLGANGTPVELPGGVVRRSGIYRAALHDCTVGDGVLIANVGRYMARYDVEDGAVIENVGQIICDGRSSFGNGVEVATINEAGGREVPIYDGLTAQIAYVLAMYRHRTRTVERLRGLIARYAESRTASRGAIGRGSSVVNTLSLLNVSVGEGASIDGAASLCNGTLNSTFESPSRIGSGVTASDFVIACSATVDTGSMLRRCFVGEGVVIENGFSAENSLFFANSHLNHGEACAVFAGPYTVSHHRSTLLIAGYFSFFNAGSGANQSNHMYKSGPVHQGVHLRGCKFGSDAYVLLPASTGAFTIVTGRHYNHHDTERMPFSYLVEEAGDSVLLPAVNIRSCGTARDIDKWPRRDRRRGVAHDLIRYDMMNPYTAGRVLDAIGECEALIGRHPTAEAVTWNRVKIKTPSLRKGLVLYRQALRSYLAGLLGEGMADARPDASLRQWVDLAGLIAPRSRVEALLDRIDRGEIDDLNRLEEAFREIDRRYEADARRWALYALSVLLGKPEESIGSDDIGELVRQGADDRRALEAAVGQDALRDRAPVMATGYGIDAPEQREADFCAVRGER